One part of the Rutidosis leptorrhynchoides isolate AG116_Rl617_1_P2 chromosome 1, CSIRO_AGI_Rlap_v1, whole genome shotgun sequence genome encodes these proteins:
- the LOC139865415 gene encoding protein NUCLEAR FUSION DEFECTIVE 6, mitochondrial-like isoform X3 has product MATAAAATRTIFRSSAVRTAAARASSQAKSARTSFRIGTQNSLSSRIFRCPAEMSACLESMQPFHTATASALMTSMLTLSQRGYGWLPEGI; this is encoded by the exons ATGGCGACTGCAGCAGCTGCCACTCGAACAATTTTCCGGTCATCCGCCGTCCGTACCGCGGCGGCACGAGCATCTTCTCAAGCCAAATCTGCTCGCACTTCTTTTCGCATCGGTACCCAAAATTCTCTTTCCAGTCGCATCTTCAG gtgTCCTGCTGAAATGAGTGCTTGTTTGGAATCAATGCAACCTTTTCACACTGCTACTGCTTCAGCTTTGATGACGTCAATGCTTACGCTTTCTCAACGCGGTTATGGTTGGCTTCCTGAAG GTATTTAA
- the LOC139865415 gene encoding protein NUCLEAR FUSION DEFECTIVE 6, mitochondrial-like isoform X1 has product MATAAAATRTIFRSSAVRTAAARASSQAKSARTSFRIGTQNSLSSRIFRCPAEMSACLESMQPFHTATASALMTSMLTLSQRGYGWLPEACNDDV; this is encoded by the exons ATGGCGACTGCAGCAGCTGCCACTCGAACAATTTTCCGGTCATCCGCCGTCCGTACCGCGGCGGCACGAGCATCTTCTCAAGCCAAATCTGCTCGCACTTCTTTTCGCATCGGTACCCAAAATTCTCTTTCCAGTCGCATCTTCAG gtgTCCTGCTGAAATGAGTGCTTGTTTGGAATCAATGCAACCTTTTCACACTGCTACTGCTTCAGCTTTGATGACGTCAATGCTTACGCTTTCTCAACGCGGTTATGGTTGGCTTCCTGAAG CTTGCAACGACGATGTGTAA
- the LOC139865415 gene encoding protein NUCLEAR FUSION DEFECTIVE 6, mitochondrial-like isoform X2, translating into MATAAAATRTIFRSSAVRTAAARASSQAKSARTSFRIGTQNSLSSRIFRCPAEMSACLESMQPFHTATASALMTSMLTLSQRGYGWLPEGVDKTR; encoded by the exons ATGGCGACTGCAGCAGCTGCCACTCGAACAATTTTCCGGTCATCCGCCGTCCGTACCGCGGCGGCACGAGCATCTTCTCAAGCCAAATCTGCTCGCACTTCTTTTCGCATCGGTACCCAAAATTCTCTTTCCAGTCGCATCTTCAG gtgTCCTGCTGAAATGAGTGCTTGTTTGGAATCAATGCAACCTTTTCACACTGCTACTGCTTCAGCTTTGATGACGTCAATGCTTACGCTTTCTCAACGCGGTTATGGTTGGCTTCCTGAAG GCGTTGACAAGACTAGATGA